In Desulfuromonas acetexigens, the genomic stretch AAGGCCTTCAACGCCGTCGATTTCGACGACCTCATCATGCTTGTCGTGCGCCTGCTGCAAGAATTCCCCGAGGTGCGGGAGAAGTATCAGGAACGCTTCCGTTACCTGATGGTCGACGAATACCAGGACACCAACGCCGCCCAGTACCTGCTGCTCAAGCTCCTCGCCGGCAAGCATCGCAACCTCTGCGTGGTCGGCGACGACGATCAGTCGATCTACGGCTGGCGGGGCGCCGATCTTGGCAATATCCTTGATTTCGAGAAGGATTTTTCCGGCGCCGCGGTCATCCGCCTGGAGCAGAACTACCGCTCCACCGGCAACATCCTGGCCGCCGCCAACGCCGTCATCCGCAACAACAAAAAGCGCAAGGACAAGGCCCTGTGGACCTCGGGCGAGCCCGGGCGGCGCATCGAGTATCTGCGCTGCGAGGACGAGGAGGACGAGGCGCGGCTGGTGATGGAGCGCATCCACGCCGAGCGCTTCAAGCACAACCTCGCCTATCGCGACTTCGCCATTCTCTACCGCACCAACGTCCAGTCGCGGGCTTTCGAGGAGCAGCTGCGCTACGAGAATATTCCCTATGTGCTCATCGGCGGGCAGCAGTTCTTCGACCGCAAGGAGGTCAAGGACGCCATCGCCTATTTGCGCGTGCTCGTTAATCCCCGGGACGAGGTCAATTTGCTGCGGATTCTCAACTACCCCAAGCGCGGCATCGGCGAAACCAGCGCCGACCGCCTGATCCGCCACTCGGCCGAACTGAACCGGCCCCTCTGGGAGGTGTTGGCCGACGCCGCCGGGGTCAACGATCTCGGCGATAAGACGGTCGAGGCGGTGACCGGATTCGTCACCCTGCTCGAACGCTACCGCAAATCCTTCGCCCGTACCCGCGACCTGGCCCATACCGCCCGGGAGCTCTTCGCCGAGATCAAACTGGAGGATGAAATCTATCGGGGGACCGATGATCCGGTGAAGGCCCGCCGCCGCGCCGACAACGTCGAAGAGGTGGTGAACGCCATGGCCTCCTACCAAGAGCGGGAGGAAAAACCGACCCTGGCCGGGTTTCTCGACAAGGTGTCGCTCCTCGACCGGGACCAGCCCAACCGTGACGGCAAGGAGAAGAAACTGCAACAGGATGCTGTTGTCCTGATGAGCCTCCATTCGAGCAAGGGGCTGGAATTCCCCGTGGTTTTCATGGTCGGGATGGAAGAGGAATACCTGCCGCACAAGAAGTCGATCGAGGAAAGTTTCGATATCGAAGAGGAGCGCCGCCTCTGCTACGTCGGCATCACCCGCGCCCGCAATCATCTGCTGCTGCTGAACGCCGCCGCCCGCAAGAAATACGGCAAGCCCCAACCCCGGGTGCCGAGCCGCTTTCTCGAAGAGATTCCCGCCGAACTTCTCGACCGCAAGACCGGCGACACCCCCCCCATCACCGGCGAGCCCGAACAGGAAAAGATGGCGACGAACTTTTTTGCCAACATGAAGGCGATGCTGGAGGAATAAAAAAAGGGCGGTCTGCGAACCGCCCTTTTTCATTTCCTTAAAAAATCCCCCACTTCTTCTTTTTCGGCGGCTCCGGCTCTTCCAGATGGCCTACGACCGGAAAACGTTCCACCACCGCCCGCACATGGGGCGCCGACTTCAGTTCCTCGGTCAGATCCGCCCCCGCCTGGTGCATCCCCTGGTGATTCCCCGCTTGCCACAGGGGGCTCTCGCTCACGTCATAGACCTTCTCGTTTACCGCCACATAGGCTTTGCGACCGTCGCGGCCGTCGAATTTTGCCAGTTCTTCCTTGGTCATGTAGACACCTCCTGAAATGAATGATTCGTCTCCCGGGGATAGCACTCTCCGGGGCATCAGTGCATTAAAGCATATCTGGGAATCGACGGATTGCCAGCTGGTCCGGTTGCCGGTTTTTTTGACTGTAGATTCCGAATTGGTCATCGATCCGGTTTTTTGACGGAATTGGTGCCGCCATTTGCTTGCCATTCGGCGAATGTCTGCTAGCTATTTCTTAACGCTGAAAATAAATGGGAGTTCTTCTAGAGGAATGATGAAAGAAACTTTAGTGAAAGACTTGTCTATTGGATTTTGCTTAAACTGGAAATATTGTCGATAAAACCGACGGTTGGGCTTTGATTCAATTATTAAAATATCCCGCATAGTTGATAAAGGATGGGCTAATGTATCGATATTGTTGATGAAAAAAACAAGCTGAATGCACTTTTGGCGCGCGGAATGCATCCTGCTCAAAACTGATTTTCTTTTTTGTAGCATCGTAAGGTCGGTTCGCATCGGTGGCGGCGATTGGTTGGGAGGCCGGTTCCGCTCCCGGAGTTTTTCACGAAATCATGTAGACAGGAGGTAGCATGAGAGTCTGGCAAGGATTTTTGATGGGCGTGCTGTTGGTGCCGCTGGCCCTGTGGCCGGCTGATCCGGCGGCGGCAGCCTCGGTTTCCGGTCGGGCAAGTACCGTGCTCGAATGGTATGACTCGGCCAACGAGGAAACCTCGCTGCCGGTATACCAGTACCTGCAACTGAACGCGAAGGATATCGGCGCCAAGGGCTACAATTTCAAGGCCTACGGTCGGCTTGGCAACGATCTGAACGACGAGGAGAATATCAAGAGCCGCCTCTATTACGCTTATCTCGAAAAGAAAGACCTCTTCGAGGGCTTCGATTTCCGTCTCGGTCGCCAGTTCATCTCCACCACCGCCGGCGCCTCATTGATGGATGGTCTTTCCCTCAACTACACCCTGCTCGACGATTACCAGATCAAGGTCTTCGGCGGCGGGGACGTCAGCTACTACCAGGGTTACAACGCCAAGGACGTGGTCACCGGCGTTGAAGTTTCCGGCAACTTTTTCGACAGCCTCGACCTCTCCCTGAGCTATCTGCAGAAGTGGGACGAAGGTTTGCTCGGCCAGGAGCTGCTCGGCTTCGACGCCAGTTACGACCTGAACGGCAAGCTCTGGCTCTACAACGAACTGCAGTGGGACATCCTCTCCGAGCGGCTTAGCTATGCCCAGGTCGGCGGTAAATACCGCTTCGACTTCCCCCTGACCGCCCGCCTCGAATACCTCTACAGCCTGCCGGTCTTCTCCTCCACCTCGATCTATTCGGTCTTTGCTGTCGCCGAGTACGAAGAAGTGCTGGCCGAAGTCACCTACAACATCCGCCGCGATATCCAGCTCTTTGGCCGGTACGTTCGGGAGATCTACGAAGAGTACAAGGATGCCGACGTCTTCGAGGCGGGGATCGAGAAACTGCGCACCGGCAACTTCTCCGGCTATCTCACCGGCATTTACCGTATTGATGATGACGGGCAGGATCTCAAGGGCTTCAAGGTGCGCGGCGCCTACCGCATCACCAAGGCGATCGAGGCCGGGCTCGGCCTGAATCTCGACGTGCTCGAGCGGGAGATCGATTACTTCGACAGCGATACCGATACCGACGACACCACCAGCCGCCGCTACTGGGCCGACATCTCCTGGCGACTGACCGATACGCTCAACCTGGAAGGCAAGATCGAGCGGGTGGATAGCGATCTGTGGGATTACTACAATCGTGGCACCCTGCGCCTGAACCTTCTCTTCTGACAAGGAGCATCCCATATGACCCGCAGAATATTATTCGCACTGATCCCGATGCTGGCCGCCGGCGCGCTGCTGGCCTGGGCGGCGGGCTTCGACCACGAGGCTCACGTCAAGGAGTACGTCGACGGCGGTGATTGCGCGGCCTGCCACGTTGCCGGCGCGCCTTCCATCATCCCCGAAATCGCCGTCTGCCTCGAATGCCACGGGCAAGAGGAAGTCGGCGGCATCAGCTTGCCCGCGCCCAAGACCCACGGGCCGCTCTGGGCTCTCAACCACCGCGCCGAAGCCAAGGGCAACGCCATCGACTGCAATGCCTGCCACGAGCAGAGCGACTGCCTCGACTGCCACAAGGCCGGGTTCTCCCACGAGCAGGGCGCTTTCAGCAACAACATGGTCAACGTGCACCGCAGCGACTTCCACGTCACCCACCCCATCGCCGCCCGCACCGACCAGAACCTCTGCTCCAGCTGTCACGAGCCCAATTACTGCAACGAGTGCCACGACCGCTTCCAGATGCGCGGCAGCGACATCGGCAGCCCCTCGCACCGGCGCACTTTCGACATGGGTTTGGATGTTGCTGTCGGGCATGAGAACTTTACCGAAGCCATGTGTGACGATTGTCATCTGACCGATTCCGTCTCCCCTAGTTACCATACCTGGTCGATCGGGCATGCCCGCGAGGCCCGGCGTTCACTGGCGACCTGCCAGGCCTGCCATCCCGATGGTGATGTCTGTCTCAAGTGTCACAGTGCCCGCGGGGGACTGAAAATCAACCCCCATGGTAACGACTGGGGTGATCGCAAGGGCAGCCTTAATGACGCCAGCAACGGTAAGACGTGCAGAAGATGTCACTAGCGCTTTCCGGACCATTCATGGAGAAAGAAAAAAGGAGGCACTTTATGTACCGAAGGATGCTTGTTTTGCTTGTAGCGCTGTTCTGCTCCTCAATCATGCTTTGGGGGTGCGGCAGCAGCGGTGGCGGTGGCAGCTCGGTTTCTGTCCCTGTGGAAGACGATAGCGCCGCCGTTAACGATCCCACCCCGACCGTTCCGGTGAACTCCGCCGTGGCCCGGACCAATTGGGCTGTTGTGCCGCAGTTGGACATTGCCGACGCAACAGTCGCTGACGACGGCAAGCTCACGGTCAACTTCACCTTGGCCGACCAGTCGGGTGCCCCTCTGACGGGATTGACAGGCTTCAGCTTCATTGCCGCTCAACTGGTCCCTTCCGGGGATCTAATCAGTGGGGCCCAAGATGCGCAAGATCCCTTCTTCTGGCAGAGCTATATCAACCGGGTTGAAGACGCCAGTGCCGCCGGCACCTCGGGGGGACAGCCGAATAATGTCGGCCCCGGTGGTGCCCCGGTCTATGAAAAGGCGATCCAGGCAACCACCGAAAGCAACGGCACCCTGGTTGACAACGGCAACGGCAGCTACTCTTACACGTTTAGTACGAACCTCAAGACTGGCACCTTCTTTCCGGTAGACCCGGCGACCATGACGTATGCATTTCTTGGGGACACTGCTCTCGCTTTTGACGCCAACCGCACCCATCGTGTTGCGATTCAGTTCAGCGGCGTCACGCCGGCGGAGCGTGCGCCGGTCAATGCCTTTTACGACTTTATTCCCGCGACCGGTCTGGCCATCGACCCGGCGGTGGACGCTTCCCGTCTGGTGGCTGAAACCGCTTCCTGTAACGCCTGTCACGACGGCCGCCTAGCGCTTCACGGGGGCAATCGCACCGAGGTAGGTTACTGCGTCACGTGTCACAACCCCGGGACCGTCGATGCCAACAGTGGCTTCAATCTCGATATGGCCAATATGGTCCACAAGATTCATCGAGGTCAGAACCTGCCCAGTGTCAAGGCAGGCGATGAGTATGCCATCTGGGGCTATCGCGGGACGGAGCACAACTATTCCGAAGTGGTCTATCCCTCTCTTTATTACGGATCGACGGCCGAACCGCTCAATTGCACCGCCTGCCATACCAGCACCGCCAGCACTCCCGACGGCGACAACTGGTATACAAAAACATCCGATCTTGCCTGCTTCTCCTGCCACGATCAGTTGGAAGTCGGTAAGGAGTTTGCGTACCATGCGGGGGGTACCTATGACCGCCATGACCAAACGGCGGGGTCCGACCCCTACCCGGCAGATCAAGCC encodes the following:
- a CDS encoding OmcA/MtrC family decaheme c-type cytochrome yields the protein MYRRMLVLLVALFCSSIMLWGCGSSGGGGSSVSVPVEDDSAAVNDPTPTVPVNSAVARTNWAVVPQLDIADATVADDGKLTVNFTLADQSGAPLTGLTGFSFIAAQLVPSGDLISGAQDAQDPFFWQSYINRVEDASAAGTSGGQPNNVGPGGAPVYEKAIQATTESNGTLVDNGNGSYSYTFSTNLKTGTFFPVDPATMTYAFLGDTALAFDANRTHRVAIQFSGVTPAERAPVNAFYDFIPATGLAIDPAVDASRLVAETASCNACHDGRLALHGGNRTEVGYCVTCHNPGTVDANSGFNLDMANMVHKIHRGQNLPSVKAGDEYAIWGYRGTEHNYSEVVYPSLYYGSTAEPLNCTACHTSTASTPDGDNWYTKTSDLACFSCHDQLEVGKEFAYHAGGTYDRHDQTAGSDPYPADQANIDARNCGGCHTGTATDLPRLYRRTFYAHSHDFARPQFRYVIESVSVNANRQPVIRFRVQQRANAGAAFADMDLLAQLPEYTPVYGGAAVRLSSGPNFALIYSTTGTDWDLNRPNGQPASASLANLGAGTKDGAGTGSGSAGTLVANGDGSFTATVTGGSYPAGATRRAVFMQGYFQLGTARLDTPSPLTFVDGDTARREIVEQDKCLGCHGGIGFHGGNRVDNPLVCAGCHNPRLTSSGHTLPDGQPEDEVSNNLKDMIHGIHGGTLVGVRNFNGNATAYDFTTIMYPGVLSNCLSCHKEGTFGQPATGTAVTTNVTLDRTAAEAGADDLVTSPYSASCVGCHNSTEAIAHFRDFNGSVRAKRSDVVGGEERCALCHSISNPVEPVDGVHSGLQ
- a CDS encoding ATP-dependent helicase — encoded protein: MLNPQQQAAVRHDQGPLLLLAGAGSGKTRVITSRIAYLVGERGVPPDRILAVTFTNKAAREMQERVTEEVGRKRAKGMVVATFHALCVRMLKEDIERLGYKKNFSIYATADQARLVRDLMQQLQVDGKKFDAERLLWIISDAKNRLVPPERFIPRDRDEYSTLAAELYPRYQKALKAFNAVDFDDLIMLVVRLLQEFPEVREKYQERFRYLMVDEYQDTNAAQYLLLKLLAGKHRNLCVVGDDDQSIYGWRGADLGNILDFEKDFSGAAVIRLEQNYRSTGNILAAANAVIRNNKKRKDKALWTSGEPGRRIEYLRCEDEEDEARLVMERIHAERFKHNLAYRDFAILYRTNVQSRAFEEQLRYENIPYVLIGGQQFFDRKEVKDAIAYLRVLVNPRDEVNLLRILNYPKRGIGETSADRLIRHSAELNRPLWEVLADAAGVNDLGDKTVEAVTGFVTLLERYRKSFARTRDLAHTARELFAEIKLEDEIYRGTDDPVKARRRADNVEEVVNAMASYQEREEKPTLAGFLDKVSLLDRDQPNRDGKEKKLQQDAVVLMSLHSSKGLEFPVVFMVGMEEEYLPHKKSIEESFDIEEERRLCYVGITRARNHLLLLNAAARKKYGKPQPRVPSRFLEEIPAELLDRKTGDTPPITGEPEQEKMATNFFANMKAMLEE
- a CDS encoding cytochrome b5 domain-containing protein, which codes for MTKEELAKFDGRDGRKAYVAVNEKVYDVSESPLWQAGNHQGMHQAGADLTEELKSAPHVRAVVERFPVVGHLEEPEPPKKKKWGIF
- a CDS encoding cytochrome C, with the translated sequence MTRRILFALIPMLAAGALLAWAAGFDHEAHVKEYVDGGDCAACHVAGAPSIIPEIAVCLECHGQEEVGGISLPAPKTHGPLWALNHRAEAKGNAIDCNACHEQSDCLDCHKAGFSHEQGAFSNNMVNVHRSDFHVTHPIAARTDQNLCSSCHEPNYCNECHDRFQMRGSDIGSPSHRRTFDMGLDVAVGHENFTEAMCDDCHLTDSVSPSYHTWSIGHAREARRSLATCQACHPDGDVCLKCHSARGGLKINPHGNDWGDRKGSLNDASNGKTCRRCH